AAGTTCCCCCCCCCTAACACCTCCTCAGTAGAATGGATGGCACCctgccccacttgttcagtagcttGGGTCCGCTCCATAACAGCTAGGGAAGTTTCCCTCACAACCTCTGaggttgagctcgacccacctTGGCCAGATGTCCGAGCTGGTTTAATGCTGCGAAAGCTCGGCTTGGCAGACCGAGCAGAGGCTTTGACAAGAGGTCGGTTGACCTTCTTGGAAgaagcggcctgagccagctctgccgcaatctcagttacagagcgaccatccccaaaggcgtcaaaaattgcatgcatgttctcccgagacaggtcaaaatttttggggaatttgatgccctccattctaacctcagaagctgcaaacaaaacaagaagttataaagagtcagcatacttcctgatatcacaagcaaagaaaaaacaaaaacagaATAACCGGACAAAgtactatacccgtgtcctggatatccctaaggtttgacgcaaacatacacttctcgacatcatacttcctctcaacggaagtcagtcgaagcagcccaacctgctcaataagactcaattcgggcagatcgttgcagcccggaaagatctccccccacctcaggtccacatcccacgatcggcaggaccctaatttcaactctgccacaaggaaattctctacccatccctttatagaatccttgtagcccgtaagaagagacaACCCATTACGGGgagaaaagtaatagaagttttgcttcgccctaaccagacggaaaaaagtgacaaacagacaggccgtagggGCGAAACCCCAACCCAAGCAGATtgactcgaaacaggacatgaacaaaatggaatttggggataacattcgaggagttaccccaaagtattcaaacacctcaacaaagaaaggggtaaaaggaagcggtagaccaaattccctctgcttcaggaaaaacactatgctacgaacctcttggggatccactaaaccaggtgggcgagggtaaggaagcactatcctctcatttggaagaggtgctcgaataagatacaacggagtatctaaaagcctccgAGAAATGTGATTAATTATGTTGGAAggggtaatatgcgactcaaggtcaaaaacatcaggaagctttaaactggccatggaagaacaaggaagcgtacctgagaacacgataGGATGAAAAAAGAGACGTAGAAGGaattgcaggaagacagagagcaaccaagaactagttcttcaaaagacagaaggaatttgaaaagaaagaaagaaaggctaTTATGAGGCAAGGTGTTGatactgaacagttttgtcttggagcgacgcgatcattaattgttctcgaagTCTACCCTCTCGACGGTTAGGAAATAACCGGCGAaacggtaaaggggcaaaaggacgatcgctgggcttctctacatctatcaagggccaagtaCACGATGACAGTCCCTCatttaaaagcccattcgccatcCACATAGTAcaggcccaactcatcagtcagagcaacttagcctactactttaccatccctatggtaaatgccgaggaaacagaggggcaagtcacGAAAAGACTCAACAGTACAAGCAAATAGGAGcgtgataaaggtcagacttgcgcatcacttaaaaagttataagatttgatttaccGCTACTAAACAAAGGATGggagatcggaaagaggcgccaaaagcacctcggagtcatacaaagctgagagcttagagttcaactcattagaagccgagctcggaggtcggattagtctagctcagacagcatgacttgagaactcggccagctaaaggaaactcagagcTCATCTCACTAAACAAAGACATAACGCCCAGGTCGGCCAGttcagctcggacaacatgacctgagaaCCCGTTCGGATGAAGAAGACTCAAAGCTCAAATCATCAAAGTagagaccgagctcacaggtcggtcagacagtccagttcgaaaaacttgaaagcccagttgactaagtggatccggagttcaactcatcaaagctcgcagataggttagattagctcgagaaaaagcaggacagagctcagttggctaaaattataaggcgagcaatctaaagtatttcacgcataataaaagaagaacagcttaagcatgaaagcagaacaagaacttcattaaaagaaaagcacattacagcacgttacaacggcctacactacgggatgaaagactatccttaaagaatTTACATATCCAGATACTTCCTCATCTACGACTATCACCCACCCCactattctagtcttcagctCGGAGGACTTCTCGTAGCTCGGAATGAGAGTTTTTcggaaaaggccaagatctgtctcgctattacaggggaactgaacaagttgattcccataagcatttctcactgttcccctgggCGAACGTCCGGTTACCcaaatgtgatgcacggtacattcgaacaagctcagatatggtACGCCGGCCGTGCACcccacatgaaaaacataagtcttcgaggctacgaccccgaagagatcgcgaagtacacattcTAAAAAATCGCTGGAGACCTGACTGAGTACAGCAGATCCCAGCctcacgtaatactggtacttcacaccaaagggaataataatactggtacttcacaccaaaaagaacaacaagctgagcgccggcgccactcccgtttatatcaaaagaggacagcaggggcatcgaggaaattTCCTGTTTCTCTGTGGAAAAAGGCGAAGTTAGATCGAACCCCTCAACAGTCCAGAACTTCTCTGGAGCCCGGGCGACAAGCAGaagaggaggccggccagacgacatGGGTAAAGCAGCTTCAGCGGCTTGCTGGATGGTCCCGCCTTTTGCCTGCCATACCCGAAAGATTTCCAATGCACCATCCAGACGCCTTaaaggtaacatcaaattttcaagaattttgaactgacccatttttatttcaggaactgcaaaaaagtttcaaaacagtgacaagtcagaaacagttctcccctaagatgataagagcaaaatcacagcaaacctctggggcacaaGGCGATCTGCTTGAAGAAGGCGTCGAATAGACTtgccacagataaaacaaggATTTTTCATttcaacagaaggctcaagaatgaagaaaagctgaCGCTGATATATACCCGGAGCCTGAGGACTTAGCACGGGGCAGAACTACATTAGACTCTAAGTTAATGGTGTCAGATTTCTAAAAGATAttcacagaaaaggaaagaaaggagatgtccagataatgatgacaagaaagtaaaggcggcagaagacaagaagaatagagaaaagacagaaagaggaaagagcagatagaattcagaaaCTGTGCAACGACGGAAAGacgaaaggatgttattaaggcacctgaacccgaacagacgcgatcataatagttcttggtattcacccccttggcagttggagcaataactgccgagaaggtgaaggggcaattgatgaccgctggattccttcgtCCCGGACTAGAGGCTTGACCACggcccaaggcccatgacgtagaggcccacacacctgatatacaGAACGAGCCTGGCTCATCCGAtcctcaaggccgggctcgacccatcttgTTTACTCAAGCCGGCCTGGCCCACACGAAGCTGGCCCTCTCCATTCAGGCTTAGCGtctggcccaactctcggcccagcccaggatccagagaaatattcaccaaacagcctggcagatccgctcgaacgtacgcacgaggagaatcagaggccgttacacatggagcaggcagctgataccctagtacctccgaatccgcatggcagagacgcgtggcccaatcctgaagagacctttacacgtcaccagcaagcaagacaatgtataaaagaggagtcccctcctcagaaagtttaagccttattcagtaatacaaaacccttgtaaaaccctattctattggatctcagatcatcaatatatatttaaaaaaatctctgTGATTTTTTTGAATCATATTCATTTTTGTATGTTAAAAAATGAGAGTGACAAGTATTCTATTAAACACATTCTTAAATATTGGAGTTAGAAATTTCATTTTAGTACATAGGATCTCTTTATTTAACAttgtaatatttttctaagtttGATGAATTTTCTAAACAATATAATTGAatgagttaataaaaaaaattagatatatATTTGGATATATAGTTTTATACGAAATTCTccataacttttttattttttaataataaaattgagcTAGATAAGAGAAATAGTTGGTGTACAAAATTTTGAGTCaataacaaatttataaaaatgagattttttttttttatcggtTTCCAAACTTTGAGTTTATCCAAAGCAGAGTTTAAAAATTTGTATGGATTaacttataattttagtttaaattatatatatatatatatattcattaataattttattttacaaattaatatttataaaatatttaaattatatttttagaaatagaatatatatgtataaattttataaatattattattgaatatatattttattaaaatttaatattttgtaaCCACCACGTACAAGTTGCCAAGTGGCttctttaattatatatatacttagCTTTCAGTTCCGTCGTCCATTTTAAATTCACACcatcttttcatttttaaaataaaaaaaaattaatatacttGCTTTTAATCCCATCGTCCATCTCAAATTCACAcctctttttcatttttaaaataaaaaaaaaataaaaaaggaaatttctttataataagacttttttttttggccTTCTCCTATTCTTCTTCTCTATGCGTTGTTGAAATTTGAAAAAAGTTTGTatacatataataaaaaataataaaacccgACTCCCTTCGTCATCACTTCTTCGATCAACAAAAGCACGCGGAAAGAAAATCTTCAGAAAATTTGGACATAAACTCAATATTGATGTAACACTTCAAAATAATtccaaaaaaggaaaggaaaaggaAATGTTTTCACGAAACATTGTGGACTGCGAAATAACTGAAATCATTCCTGCTAATAATAATAGCCTTTATAAAAGTCAAGAGTCAAGTCCTCGTTGTTATTTCTTGGTAGCCACCACGTACAAGTTGCCATCTTTATGTAACAATATCTTTCGTTAATATAATTCCCTCATCCTCTAAAGATTCAAAACCACATCTTCATCCTCACTGAAAATGGAACTTACAGGAAGCTTAGCTCCATTATGGCCTTCTTCTGTCCTTCTTCTTCAtgtctttttcttattttttttaaccatATTATGCCCACAACAAGCTGATTGTCTCACTCAATTGGGAAACGAGACTGATAAGCTTGCTCTCCTGGAATTCAAAGCCCAGATAACCAATGATCCAAATGACTTCTTCAGGTTATGGAATGATTCTGTTCACTTCTGCAAATGGCAAGGAGTTGCTTGTGGCCGCAAACATCAGAGAGTTAGGTCTCTAGATCTCAACGACTTGAGCTTGTCAGGGACCGTATCACCTCATGCAGGGAATCTTACTTTCTTGAGGTACTTGGGTCTTGCAAGCAACAATTTCCATGGAGAAATTCCTAAAGAAATTGGTCAGCTATTCCGCTTGAGAATTATCGAAATGCGGAACAACTCATTGAGTGGTGAAATTCCAGGGGACATCAGCAACTGCTCAGAGCTCAGGGTTATGAGTTTGATTAAGAACAACTTAGCAGGGAATATACCATCTCAGCTAGGCTCTTTAAAGAAGCTTGTAGTTCTTTATCTTGGCGGAAATAAACTCACAGGAGAGATCCCACATTCCCTTGGCAATCTTTCATCTCTCCAAGACTTTTACTTAACAGAAAATCATTTGCAGGGAAAGATTCCGACAGGATTGGGACAGTTAAGGAACTTAACAGTCTTTGCTGTCGGAGCAAATAATCTGAGTGGTACAATACCTCCTGCACTTTACAATATCTCATCTATCACTACCTTTGAGACTACAAGTAATCAATTCACTGGAAGTCTCCCAGCAAACTTAGGCCTAACTCTGCCGAACTTGCAAGAACTGTTCTTGGCTCAAAATGGATATTTTGGAAGTATTCCAGAATCACTGGCCAATGCTTCTCGGCTTCGGCTTATTGACATCTCGAACAACAGTTTCACAGGGCAATTCCCAACCGATCTGGGATATCTCAAGGGACTTGAATCGCTTCATTTGGAGTTCAATTTCTTTGGCAGTAACACAAGTCAAGATTTGAGTTTCTTACCATCTCTTGCCAACTGCAGCAATCTGCAACAACTATACTTTGATGGAAACAATTTTGGTGGTGCATTGCCTAGCTCCATTGGCAATCTGTCTAATCTTGTGCAGTTAGGCTTCGGACGGAATCCAATATCAGGAACAATCCCAGAAGAGGTAGGCAATCTTGTCAATTTGTATCGATTAGATATGGATAGAAACCTTTTTTCTGGTAGTATCCCCATTTCTTTTGGAAAGTTACAAAAGCTGGAAAGGCTAACTTTAAATCAAAATCTACTTTCCGGAGAAATACCAGCTTCCCTTGGTAATATTACCACGCTATATTGGCTTGAATTAGAAGGAAACAAATTCCAAGGAAATATAACCCCAAGTCTTGGAAGATGCAGAAATCTTCGTTTCCTAGATGTCTCAAGAAATAAACTCACAGGCTTCATACCCAAAGAAATCCTTGGCCTTTCTTCTCTATCGGAAACTCTTAACTTATCACAGAACTCATTGACAGGTCCCTTGCCCATAGAAGTTGGCAGCTTGAGAAGTATTAATGCATTAGATGTCTCAGAGAACAAACTCTCTGGGGAAATTCCCCGAACAATAGGTGACTTATCTAGGCTAGAAATCCTCAACATGCAGGGTAACTTCCTGCAAGGATCCATTCCCTCAATTTTTGATTCCTTGAGAGGTCTCCAACGAATAGATCTGTCAAGAAACAACTTGTCAGGAAATATTCCAAATGAGCTAGAGAAACTTATGTTCTTGCAATATTTGAACCTTTCTTTCAATAATTTTGAGGGTGAGGTACCAAAAACTGGAGTTTTCAGCAATGCAAATGCATTTTCCCTTGTTGGAAATAAAAATCTTTGTGGAGGTATCCCAGAATTGCAGCTGCCAGCTTGTCCTGGCAAAGAAGAAAAACGCAGAAGGCCTTCCGTTGTCATAGTCCTCACTACAACCATCAGTTCATTTATCCTTGTCGTGATAGCTACGTCCTTTTATCTTTTCTACCGACGAAAGTCAAAAAGGAATCCCATTTCCTCGCCTTTTATGGTGGATAAGCTTCCTCAAATTTCATATGGGGAACTCTTGAAAGCAACTGATGGATTCTCTTCAGAAAACTTGATTGGACAAGGAAGTTTTGGCTCAGTATATAAAGGAAGTCTTGATCAGCAAGGACAGGGTTTGGTGGCTGTAAAGGTACTCAACCTTCAGCAACATGGTGCTTCCAAGAGCTTCATTTCGGAGTGTAATGCATTGAAAAacatccggcatcggaatcttgTTAAAATCTTGACGTATTGCTCAAGCATTGATTTTAAAGGCAACGATTTCAAAGCTCTAGTGTTTACGTATTTGGCGAATGGCAGTCTGGAAATGCGGTTGCATCCACAAGAAAATGGTAACAGCCAGACAAAGGAATTAAATTTTCTTCAGAGACTATGCATTGCCATTGATGTGGCTTCTGCATTACATTATCTTCATGACCTTTGTGAAACGCCAATCGTCCACTGCGACCTCAAACCTAGCAATATTCTTCTTGACAATGACATGACTGCTCATGTTGGTGACTTTGGATTAGCAAGGCTCATTTCTGAAAGCACCAGCAACTCTTCTCAAAGCCAAATCTTCTCAACTGGTATAAAGGGAACAATTGGCTACATGGCTCCAGGTAATATTTTGCACACTTCTTTCTTCTTTAATAGACACATATAGTAACTCTACGATCTtgatcatattttaatataactgGAGTTGTATGAATTACAGAATATGGAGTAGGCAGCAACGTGACAACTTATGGAGACGTGTATAGCTACGGAATACTCTTGCTAGAGATGTTCACAGGAAAGAGACCAACGCATGAAATTTTCACAGATGGTTTAGATCTCCACAACTTTGTTAAGGCAAAGCTCCCAGGACAAGTCAGGCAGGTTGTGGATCCCACATTATTCACTCCAGGAGAAGTGGAGGGAGCTACAACGGCAGCAGCAGAAAATATGGATGATTGTGAATGTATTGAGGATAGTATAGAAGAATGTGTTGTATCAGTGCTTCAAATTGGACTGGAATGCTCTGCAGAAGTTCCACAAGATCGAATGAATATGAGGGATGTAACAAGCAAACTAAATTCCATCAGGGTTTCCTTCACAGGCACCAGAAACTAGCTTCATATGGGTTTGATATGGCTTCCAGAATGAGTTATAGAGACTCAGAACATTGCAGTTTTTTCCTGTTCATGGAAAATAATTGAAGCTTTTGGCGATGTTAGAGGCTCTGAAGCTTGCTATTTTAGAGGCTCAGAACATGACCTATATTTTCTGTAATAGCCTAATTTTAAGCTTAAATAAATTTTGACTATATCTTTCACGGAATTTAAAATGATCCAGCTaactatataattaaattttcattctcttaattttaagaatattcttattgtaattttattatgcAAAATATAAtcactaaattaaaattgatcacAGTTAGACTtagatattataatttattagtatTTTGAATAGTTTCACCTCATTTTATGAATAAGGAATACCGTagacttttttaataaactcattaatctcatatattttttaagataaaatacATGATTTTGATATTAATAATAAGAGATTGATTAAAActgatttaataattttaattatatttttaatttaatattttttgaggGGATGCTACATTTTCAATGACGAACTTAATGCATTCATATTATTTTGATTGGGAAAAGTCGTCTTATGAATGTGAACTATGGTAGCGTCTGTCTAGGGTTAGTAGAATCTTGAACTAGTCCTTGAAATAATCTCTCCCATTATTGACATTAAAAAGTCAAGTAAATGATGATTTAAATatagtattaaattatttatatttatagttgATTTTTGAagtaaatgataattttattatttaaattaattttaactagagttaattaaaaaaatctcaaaagctatatataaaataattaaatttttaaacaaaGGGATCGTAAAttagatgataatttaatttaaattaattttatagcttgttaaaaaaatctcaaaagaTAATAAACAtggaataagattaaattttttaaagtaaatattatattaaactgCATACTTAAATATTAGGTACATTTATGaagtgaa
This region of Manihot esculenta cultivar AM560-2 chromosome 10, M.esculenta_v8, whole genome shotgun sequence genomic DNA includes:
- the LOC110625248 gene encoding putative receptor-like protein kinase At3g47110; this encodes MELTGSLAPLWPSSVLLLHVFFLFFLTILCPQQADCLTQLGNETDKLALLEFKAQITNDPNDFFRLWNDSVHFCKWQGVACGRKHQRVRSLDLNDLSLSGTVSPHAGNLTFLRYLGLASNNFHGEIPKEIGQLFRLRIIEMRNNSLSGEIPGDISNCSELRVMSLIKNNLAGNIPSQLGSLKKLVVLYLGGNKLTGEIPHSLGNLSSLQDFYLTENHLQGKIPTGLGQLRNLTVFAVGANNLSGTIPPALYNISSITTFETTSNQFTGSLPANLGLTLPNLQELFLAQNGYFGSIPESLANASRLRLIDISNNSFTGQFPTDLGYLKGLESLHLEFNFFGSNTSQDLSFLPSLANCSNLQQLYFDGNNFGGALPSSIGNLSNLVQLGFGRNPISGTIPEEVGNLVNLYRLDMDRNLFSGSIPISFGKLQKLERLTLNQNLLSGEIPASLGNITTLYWLELEGNKFQGNITPSLGRCRNLRFLDVSRNKLTGFIPKEILGLSSLSETLNLSQNSLTGPLPIEVGSLRSINALDVSENKLSGEIPRTIGDLSRLEILNMQGNFLQGSIPSIFDSLRGLQRIDLSRNNLSGNIPNELEKLMFLQYLNLSFNNFEGEVPKTGVFSNANAFSLVGNKNLCGGIPELQLPACPGKEEKRRRPSVVIVLTTTISSFILVVIATSFYLFYRRKSKRNPISSPFMVDKLPQISYGELLKATDGFSSENLIGQGSFGSVYKGSLDQQGQGLVAVKVLNLQQHGASKSFISECNALKNIRHRNLVKILTYCSSIDFKGNDFKALVFTYLANGSLEMRLHPQENGNSQTKELNFLQRLCIAIDVASALHYLHDLCETPIVHCDLKPSNILLDNDMTAHVGDFGLARLISESTSNSSQSQIFSTGIKGTIGYMAPEYGVGSNVTTYGDVYSYGILLLEMFTGKRPTHEIFTDGLDLHNFVKAKLPGQVRQVVDPTLFTPGEVEGATTAAAENMDDCECIEDSIEECVVSVLQIGLECSAEVPQDRMNMRDVTSKLNSIRVSFTGTRN